Part of the Nicotiana sylvestris chromosome 2, ASM39365v2, whole genome shotgun sequence genome, TTCGGACACTCGGCCACAGGGTCTGCAACGTCCTTTTTCATGTCGTTCAACTAATAAATCTTCTTGGTCATGATGCATATTTAGGGAACCTTGATGGAAAAAATACTTGTAACTATGGGTTTCTACCATGATCTTCCctctttaagtccatctatgtctggaacACACAGTCCatcttggtacctcaaagtaccattATCTCCCCCTTATTCAAAAGCTAACATTTCATTCCGGTGAATCCCTCTTTTTACTGCAACAAGTAGGGGTCATCAAACCATTTCTCCTTcacttcggctactaaggaggaACAAGTCATATTCTAGACAACAACTCTACTATCTTTGGAGCATGCAAATCGAACTCCTAACTAGGCTAAGTAGTGAACTTCTTTCACCAGAGTTGTCTTATCTACCCCAatcatgagttatacttcccacacttgattatcttcttaaGCACTTCCTGAAGACACTTATAGCATTGTTGTGAGCTAAGTCATTGACTTGTATTCCAAAATTAGAGTCTCGTGCAATGCCACTACCCTCATAACACATAAATAGACATGGTTTTATAGCCTTTCTGTGAcccctttatcatcaataactaagctcggtgatcattctaATCACTTTGTGCCTCTTTCACATTCTAGACATATTCCTTATGGTAATTATAGAACtttccctcattaccgaactGATTTTCTTATTCAAATCCCATGCTAATTATTCGAGTTTCAAATCACTAACTGGACTTACTACAAAGTTTCgcatcaccccttagaccaaaggtcttatacttgcggatccttctctttttgttgggatccaaataactttccttattttctgcaattctttgcactctacgtcaatgacgactaatcttccaacttacttctgAGAAATCTCCTTTTTTtctaggaaaaactaaattattcacaTAACGGAAAACTAATGTATTTACAACTATCATACAtaatcttaataatttaactctgctcACACTGTCAATCATGGAGAAAACCCCTTTTGATAACTCTTAAAAGCTATTCTTCTATAGCTTGCTCTCTCACTGCCTAGCTGATTGTTTTTCCCACTATCACTGTACTTCGgatttaacttaaactctttgggttctaacacaCGTTTGATGTTTTAAACTATTACCACTCACTATTGTTGACctacctaagtaaatcaaatcgTACATCTACTAGCTCTGCTGAAATTGCTAATTCACTATATCTACTCAATACTTACGTACTAttcttttactaaccacctgctagcatcatgTTTTCTAGTCCTCTTTGAATAACTAAAGGGAAACAGAAGATTATTCCTAAAATACCTCACCATCCGACCGTATTCTACGGTCGCATACTATCTCCCTTTTTTTTCTAAACTATGTGCgtggatcacacttagggaattcatctgtcttaaacaaaattggaatatctaaccccaaactttctatacaatacaaaatcatatcatactataaaTATCCTCGGCAATCACTTAGTCACATAACCTAAGAGGGAACTGCCATATCTTTTATCGTACATCAATAACTGCTTCTTATAGTAGCTTACTAGCGTGGTacttctagttctgatttgaataaatttAATCAACTTAAAATCATTCTCTGAAATTCAATATTGGCTGCCCTTGgtctcatttcatatatctcatgttctagtcatttgtatgagttgtatgaaatcacatctttggtaataacaaacgttcctgactcctaggtatttttCCCTTAGGCTCTCTTCTGTCCAAAACTATAGTGGTCAATGTTAGGGTCTGACATCTGAAttatcatcatccaacttgtggctccattttcaagaattaaataAAGTTGTTCTAGGAGGTAAAACACATACAAACACACTACAATGCACAAACTTATCCTTCAAAGTATACCATCATCTGATAATTCACTTCATGTGCCATCCGGTGAGTCTTGGTCTTAATCCAGGCCTAAAACATAAGAGATTTCGCTATGATCAttgttacttacattttcttttaGCACCCATAGGCATCATTGTATACTCACCAGTCACCAGAATTTTATACACTGAAAATTGGAGATCTGGTAACTGAATAACTGATAATTGGCATCctgaataaccataaacttgctaaGTGAAAGAttgtataactggtaactgaggtaaactgataaccataagacaTCATAACTGattttgtactttctgataaAGTTATGCTTTAATTTGtactactatccattgcatcccacttttaACGTCCTCTCAAGTCTCATATTTACCAACCTGTACTCATAATTATACCCCAATGGGCAATTATCCTCTCTAGGACCTTAGATTTTTCCTGTAGCATCCCATACGTTTGGAATTCGATAGAAAGAGAAGGTTAACTATGGCTCTAAGCTTCATGGCAcaatctagagtagaaagaaatgagacaatcctGGATGTCTTGATGGTTAAACCATTTATATGAGTGGCcagcacacacatataaaggaaactctaTTAGACACGGCTTCACAGACTCCCTAGAACccttgaacctagtgctctgataccaagctttgacacgccccgaacctgggcctcgacgtaacacgacactcggtgcctaatTACATGTGActgagcgaaccaactggctggctgaatcaaaatgtgatatcataacatactgaatgcagaAGACAAACTAACACATGTTGcatactgaaagtctggatgtTATAAAtaaaagtgcggaaatactaatacaattctgaaacatatttgcagccaacatagcttaacatgaaaagcCTGAGACTCTGCTAGCTGTTACTCTAGTATATGAAGCCTCTAataaagtactgaaaacactaacTATCCATAAATActgaaagactgtaaagtaatgataatgccccggaagaactggggatcaccaaatagctgggacgagaatcctagcgctctgaatcatcaatCTGCAagtcattacctgcattgtgagatgcaggccccgggcaaaaaggatgtcagtacatttgaattgtactggtatgtaaagcaactgaaagaaagaattaaaaatgttgaaactgaaactaagctgataactgagaattgataattgataattgaaatgataactattgaaacggAAAATAAGATGATAATTGGTAACTGATAACTTAACTAATAACTGAACAGATCACTGGTGACTGAAATGAttactgataactgaaatgataactaataattgaactggaCAAAGGAattaaggatatgaatactcccttttCTGAATAATGAACAACTTGTTTATCTAAATAAATAAAATGCGGCCTCaggccctatatatatatatatatatatgtgtgtgtgtgtgtgtgtgcaaaACTGCAGCCTCGAGCCCAaatatacgtatacataactgcgacctcaggtccaaaatgcataaagcctaaactgcggcctcaagcccaaagatgcataaagcactaactacggcctcaggtccaaagatgcataaagcattaactgcggcctcaggcccaaagatgcataaagcataaactgcagcctcaggcccaaatacaggtgttcaacattcaggaactgagaatcatactgcaatacatgatagtgaaatactgaattaCACTGAGTtgcatgatactggaatactggatcacactgagttacataatactggaatactgaataggactagactgagacatgtactCTTGAAGTGATTATTAATACTGAAACTTCAACTaattatggcatactgagtaatctatactaagactcgggggaatcaaacccaagtctatattgaatacgcattgagctcacaacgttcagaatgaaagtggtgaacgagttatgaagctagagaatagaagttctgaAACTATTCTAGGAACTAGGctaaactatatttctgaggtaATTAGTAACGtcataaaagaaacgtagtgtagggagaatcattagcATTCCCAAACATAGAAAATTAGCCTCACATACcataacttcctgctcttgagcgtaatacaacattcgccaaccctttcaactttaatctatatcaatacaagtcaaagggatttcatattagcaataattctcatgttttggtcacttaagcattttcTTAAACacttggtgacataaatctttatagtccatattaatggtgtttctacacccaaCAAGCCATTCTCTTGATCCTAGATAAATTATAAAGTCTTAAATTGttataatcaacatcattctttatcacccataaggtaaacaatacccttaaccaataatcaacaatcaacaccccaaacctataaccgttcatgcttttctatcaaacccatcaactcatatctcatgaactagagtctataatcattaatccaatagtATAATAAATTAGAGgttgaagacattacctttttgaagttcaatcctcttgaattcgagttctagggtttcttctctcaacaatgatgtcccaatcgaatatctaataatatggagggtttacccatgttaataagatgttagaaaattgaaattaacttaaaatcaccattagaacttaccttgggaggtggaaggacccttaaggagttaggtttttgagagttcccctttctagagcaagtttttatgttttgggccTGTGGGGGATGAAATATGgatttaaaacaacctcccacgaGCACGCCCGCGCACCTGACAACCTGACCGTGCTACTGACCGTGCAAAACGGCATTAACACTGCCTCAAAATAAGCGCAGTCGCGCTATGGGCGCCCTACAGGGCGTGCATATCGCATACTATTCTGTAAAATGCGCATAACCTTTTGCACAAAGATCCGTTCGAGGtccataatatatcgttggaaagctatttcaatgtcctacaacttttgtgttttgAGTTTCCCTAAGTTTCTTACACATTTTCACTAAACTATGCTGGAAGacagaccttctgcaaacttagtcgattttgtcaaatcttatgcaccttactttccatcttgattttgaaaccactattttcacccataatcatcccgatgggacttcacatgttcAAAATATAACCTTagtactcctttaactcattcatacctaagccaaatttacggggtgttacagtAACATGtgatagttatttttttaattgcCTGACAATAATTTTTTGTTGATGTACACTTTCATGGTTAActgaatttaataattaaacataaaattaatataatacatatataatggtatattttatttaattttaaattatcaaTATACCACTTCAAATTCGAAACaattataagaatttaatagatcttgacaatatgaatatggaagaacaaagaaaTTGACACATTTCACTACATTTGATAAGAAAATGatcatacaacccattatttaaaGTCAATAAAAATATAGCGGTCCATATTTAACTAAATATTACATCCCATAAGAGAATCACAAATATTTTCagactttttaaaagaaaattttataaaaaatcttaaaagtatatataaaaattatatatttatatgtcagtTTGGTTCGAATATTTTTTGCTCAATAGCAAATAAAATCAAAGCAAACCTAATTGGggtttttaatcggtttggtttgacttttcggtTTGATGAGATTTTTTGGTTTGATTTGTACATCCCTATCCCTGCCCTTTCTTTCGAACTATAATTTCGCCGAGCTGATTAGCAtaatttaacttcttttttttatttaaaagtttTTGTGTGTGGGGATATCTCGAGTCTATaactcaaatggtcactcaactatcacaaattatctcctaaagttatttttctttcgtttgtaacaacaaagtcactaaACTATGCATATAGCACTCGGAAGGTCAttcaactagatttttcaaattttggattgcAAAAaaacctattttaccctctaaataataaacatttatcttctttttattttttaattttttttaatattatgacttttcctttttaaatttatattatggacttacctatggaataaataaattttatttataaattaaaaaataaaaattatttaagcatatataatatcggcataacaaaataatgagcatagtaaaaaaaaattaattagaataatttgtccgtaataataattttagtattaccaagaaaaatttaaaaatttatttacacaattcagaatgaaacaaaataaaggttgtaaaatatatattccatgcacgtaatataaaaatacttatttaaataaagatatttttataatatatattatatatttttaaaaattatgctcaattatattaaaAATTATAGAATATTATTCATTAAATGCTACCGGGTGGCAGTCATTTATTTCGTCTATATGAGCATCATTCCTTTCGATAACAAATGAAACAATTGTCTTCGGTCTTAGCTATCCCCTGCCTTCGGTTCCACGTGTCATCCTCTTATGCAATGACGTAACATAACATagtttaccctatacagatagtcctcctGCTTTTCAGTGACATAACTTTGTGTCGTCGAAAAGTTGGTAGAAccataataatataattgagcataatttttaagaatatataatgtatactATAAAAAAACCTTTATTTAAATAAGTGtacatggaatatatattttacaatctttattttctttcattctgaattgtgtaaataaatttttgatttttttgttaatACTAAAACTATTATTAcgaacaaattattctaattaatctttttactatgctcattattttattattccgacattatatatgcttaaatactttttattttttaatttataaataatatttatttattttataggcaagtccataatataaattaaaaagaaatcataatattaaaaagtttaaaaaaataaaaagaagataaatatttataatttagagggtaaaataggtatttggcaatccaaaatttagaaaatctagttgagtgacctcGTGAGTGCTATAGGCATTTTTTAGTAACTTTGTTGttgcaaacaaaaaaaaagtaacttTAGGGAAAGAATTTAGAATAGTTGAGTGACAATTTGAGTAATGGACTCGGGATATCTCTAAGAGAGGAGGTAAGGCAACATTTTGTTTTGTGCTTCACTATAATCCAAGGCCAAATTAAGAAGCAGTTGGAAACTATTTCAATAGAATGCAGTAATTGTGGGAGGTTTGTTTGCCTTTTCTCTTTCGGTCTCACCTTATAACTAACATCAAGTGatactttaattttattttattttggttaAGCTGGATGCATAttataaactaaaaaaaatacacTACCCGTTAGGGTGTATAGACGGAATATTTATGGGTGGATACATGAGATCCCCCACTACCAGGCTATTGTTATCAATATTACAAtccattatttttctttcaaacacaGTTCATGCGATGTCTGCCCAAAATACATGATTGATAAACACCGGAGGAACTGTTGTTACAAAAACGTCCTCAAAAAAATTTCTGTTTGTGCCCTCATTCGCCAGCATATCAGCAACTTGTTGGTCTCCCTGTAGCTATGCTTCACCACCACGGCGCCTAGTCTTTGGATGATTGACCAGCATTCATGAATAAGTGAGTCAAAATATAGGTTTCCATTGATTAGCATTCTAATTATCTCTATTGAGTCAGTATTTATTTCCAAAGGTGTGAACTGTCTTTCTTCTGCAATTTGCAGTCCTTTTTGAAGTGCTAGCAATTCTGCTTGAGTGTTAGTGGTGTATTGGATTGAACCCATATAGCCGAGTACCAGTTTCCACTTGCATTTCTGAAGACTCCTCCCAGCCCTCTCTTCCAGGATTCCCTGCTGCAGCTCCATCAGTATTAAGATTATAGATATTATTTTTTGGTGGCTCCCATTTTACCCAgatattctttttgttttttgggtTTTTTATCCAACATCATTGTAACATATTCAGTGGCCTTAGCTATTGCACATTTTGAGTCTGctctatattttttattattgaaGATGTTGTTATTCCTTGTGAGCCATATTTGCCAAAAATAGAAGAGGAGAAGCTCTTCCCAAGTAATGATGCTGTTATTGGATTGTTTCTTAAGAGATGCCCAAATGGTTGGCCAACCCCTGGTAGTGAAAGGAGGTGCAGGAGCCTTGGTTTGTTTTGTGTTTTGGGAGATGATGTCTTGCCAGAAGAGATTTGAGTTTGTACATTCAAAGAAAATGTGTGTTGATGTCTCATTTGCCTGGCTGCACAGATGGCATATAGGGTTGGTTTGTATCCCAACATGGTGGAGGTAGGCTCCAGTGGGGAGCCTTTCATGGAAGAGTAACCAGAAAAAGgattgaattttttttgggaCTTTCAGTTTCCAGATCCATGAAAAATTGTAGGTCATGTTTTCCTGCTCTTGATCCAAGAGTGAGTAGGCAGATTTTGTTGGAGTAGATTCCATTTGGTGTGACTCCCTAGATCATTCTATCTTCCTTAGTTGGGTTGGATGGAATGAAGGTGTTGTAGATGAAATTTTGGATATCTTGGGGGATGGTGATAGATAGAGTAGAGAGATCCCAAAAACCATTCTAATGAGCAATGGCAACTGTTTTGGCATGTCTTTTCTTGTCAAAGGACCCTGTATTAGAGACCTTATAGCAGAGAGGTTGTTTATCCAAGGATCATTGAAAAAATTAACTCTGTTTCCTGAATGCACTACCCATCTTTTTTCTTTCATGCATGTTTCCCATCTTTTTTAGGATGCATTGCCAGGTGTGGGACTTAGCTTTTTTGGGAGGTTTCCTCCAGTGCAATGTTTTGCAATTAGATTTTTGCCCATAGGGTTGTGGGATTTTGGTATAGTCCTGAGTGCTGGGCTTTGTTTTTCAATTCAGCTTTCTGGATTCCCACCCACCCCCCTTATCCTTTGGCTTTGTTACTATGTCCCATGAGATCAGGTGCATTTTTTATGGCGGTAGTGCCCCAGATGAAGTTTCTCTGAACTTTATCAATCTCTTTGGTTGTTTTTTATGGCAGCTTGATGTATTTCATAACATGATTTTGGATTGAGTTCAGGGATGCTTTTGCCAATGTGGTCCACCTAGTCATGTTAAGCATGCTTGTTTTCCACCCAGCTATTTTTGAGTGAAGATTGTCAATAATGAACTGAAAATCACTATGAGTGGGTCTTTTGTGGAAGATTGGGAATCTCAGATATTTTCCAAAGTTCACTGAGGCTTTTATGGAGAGGGTGTTTGAGATGAGCTCCATTTGATGAGGTTGGCAGTTTGCACTGAAACAGGCTTTTGACTTACTAAGATTGATCTTTTGCCCAGATGccaaattgaaagaattgagagtGTTCATGATTGTATTGCAGCTTGCTT contains:
- the LOC138885260 gene encoding uncharacterized protein, giving the protein MCMERLSRDIDNNVLQGEWNPINISRSDPKISHLFFADDLTLFATANQASCNTIMNTLNSFNLASGQKINLSKSKACFSANCQPHQMELISNTLSIKASVNFGKYLRFPIFHKRPTHSDFQFIIDNLHSKIAGWKTSMLNMTRWTTLAKASLNSIQNHVMKYIKLP